A genomic window from Silene latifolia isolate original U9 population chromosome 11, ASM4854445v1, whole genome shotgun sequence includes:
- the LOC141613186 gene encoding uncharacterized protein LOC141613186 — MRERGSLHAFGDAIGVSATTIFNWVKQSKLRSHTSALHSSLTDENKFNMLIFSLSKLNYDRISNSLKLEDMGDIVHINEKWFYISQDGTKYFLLSEEVDPSRHCQSKSFITKVMFMAAVSRPIYDTDGNLLFDEKIGIFPFTSQDPAKRRSKNKPAGTLETKSVASINKQVTKDMLINKVIPAIHSK, encoded by the coding sequence ATGAGAGAAAGGGGATCACTGCATGCATTTGGTGACGCAATTGGTGTCTCAGCAACAACAATTTTCAATTGGGTTAAACAAAGTAAACTTAGAAGCCATACATCAGCATTGCACTCAAGTCTGACAGATGAAAACAAGTTTAACATGTTGATATTTTCACTTTCAAAGTTAAATTATGATAGGATATCAAACTCTTTGAAGTTAGAGGACATGGGAGATATAGTCCATATTAATGAGAAATGGTTCTATATCTCACAAGATGGAACAAAGTATTTTCTATTGAGTGAAGAAGTTGATCCTTCTAGGCATTGTCAAAGCAAAAGTTTCATCACTAAAGTCATGTTTATGGCTGCAGTATCAAGACCCATTTATGATACAGATGGTAACCTTTTGTTTGATGAAAAAATTGGGATATTCCCATTTACTTCCCAAGATCCAGCTAAAAGAAGGTCAAAAAACAAACCTGCTGGAACTCTAGAAACCAAATCAGTGGCTTCAATCAACAAACAAGTCACTAAGGATATGCTAATAAATAAGGTAATCCCAGCCATTCACAGTAAATGA